One Sporosarcina sp. FSL W8-0480 genomic window, TTACGAATATTTGTAAGTCAAAAGGTATCTTATGCATTGTAGATGAAGTGCAAACGGGAATTGGCAGGACGGGAACGCGTTATGCTTATGAGCAAACCTCGCTTATGCCGGATATTATGACGCTTGCAAAAGGACTCGGAGGGGGGTTCCCGATCGGGGCAATGCTTGGAACGTCAGATTTATTCGAGGCATTCGGACCTGGGTCTCATGGAACGACATTTGGTGGGAACCCACTCGCAGTCTCGGTTGCACAGACAGTTGTGAATCATATCTTTGATAATAGTTTCTTGGAAGAGGTTCAACATAAATCGGATTATTTAAAAGGAAAGCTTCTTGAAATTTTGCCAACAACATATGAAGTCCGAGGCAAAGGATTGTTAATCGGTATTGATTGCAAAGAGGATGTTACGCTTTTTATTCGTCAAGCAGAGGCAGCTGGTTTACTTGTTGTTCAGGCGGGTCCTTCCGTCATTCGATTGCTACCTCCCTTGACGGTGACCGAAGACGAAATTAATCATGCGATTGGACTATTAGCATCCGTCTTGCATATACCAAGCACTCTATAACCTTTAAGATTAAACCAGATTAAGCGGATCTCACGGAATGTGGGGTCCGTTTTTATAATTTAAAAGAAGTCTAATAGTGAAATTATATGGTATGCTCGAATAGCGTTCCAAATTTTTATAGGGGGCATTTAGTTGAAGCTTGAGAAAGATATATATCATTCAAAAAAACTGAGTTTCAGCAAGCGAACTTGGTTGCTGATTATCGGAATTATTTTCATCGCTGCGACACTACGTTCTCCTTTGACTTCGGTTGGACCAATTATCGCACCGATTCGGGATAGCCTTGGAATCTCGAATGTTTTAGCAGGTTTTTTAACGACAATTCCTTTATTGGCATTTGCACTCATTTCTCCAGTCGTTCCTTGGCTATCGAGACGGTTCGGAATGGAAATCACTTTATTCTGTTCATTATGCTTATTGACGTTGGGAATTGTGATCAGATCGTTTGGGTCCATCACATTCTTAGTTATTGGTACATTTCTCATTGGGGTGGCCATTGCATTTGGTAATGTTTTATTACCAAGTTTGTTGAAATTGAGCTTTCCACTACATATCGGATTGATGACAGGCTTTTACTCTGCCTCCATGAATATATCGGCAACAATTGCTTCGGGAGTAAGTGTTCCTATTACTGAGAGAACCGCTTTCGGTTGGCAAGGCGCACTTGGAATTTGGTCGATACTCACAGTGGTAGCATTGTTATTATGGTTGCCCCAATTGAAAAATAGGGTTGCAACTGTATCAGATGTCAAACCAATCATGAAAGCTACATCAAATTCATTTTGGCTTTCTCCTATAGCTTGGGCAGTTACATGTTTTATGGGCTTGCAGTCTATGCTATTTTATTCGACGTCTGCTTGGTTGCCGGAAATACTTGTTACAAACGGATTGACTGCCGAAAAGGCAGGTTGGATGTTTTCTCTGTTGCAATTGGCGCAATTGCCGATGACGTTTATCACCCCCATCCTTGTTGGAAGATTGAAAGATCAGCGTATCGCTGTCGTTGGTGTCGCCGCTTTATTTCTCATCGGTTATGGAGGGGTACTAGTAGACGGATCGGTATTGATTCCCCTATGGATGATTGCAATTGGTATCGCTGGAGGGGCAGCATTTGGCATTGCAATGATGTTTTTTACTCTTCGAACCGATACTCATACCGAGGCTGCGAATCTATCAGGAATGGCACAATCATTCGGTTATTTACTTGCAGCAGTCGGACCAGTACTTTTCGGCTTCCTGTATGATCTAACAACAACTTGGACAAGCTCGATGTTCATCTTCTTGGTTGGATCACTCGCATTGCTTGCAAGTGGAATGATAGCTGGACAAAATAAAAAAATAGGGTACTCATAAAATATTTGTAACCATTAGCAATCTTTTCCGTCTAACTCTTTGAATATTCAACGGAGGAGATAAAGAGATGAAGAAAATTGGAGCTGTTGCGTTAACAGCGCTTTTAGCGAGTTCCACATGGGTAACTACGTATTCTGTTCAGGCAAAAGAGGATGTAATCCACGTGGTGAAGGAAGACGTACAGGATGCTTCTGTGTACATGAAGGCTACAGGGGTAATTACAAATATCGAGAACCGCGAAAATGCTCGGATGGTAACTGTGGAAGGTGAAGAAGGAATTATTACGAACTTCATGATTACAAATGATACACTTCTATTCCATAGCGGGAAGGCGGAAAGCTATGGAGTTGACAAGTTGAAAAAAGGGATGAAAGTCGAAGGCTATTACGATAAATACAAGCCTATGATTTTGATATACCCGGCCCAAATTACGCCTGAGCTATTCTTTGTAATGGATGAAGAACATGCGGGCAGCGTGAAAGTAGCGAAGTTTGATGAAACTTTCCTTAGTTTAGACGGTGAATTGAAATTGAACATTGGGGAAGAAACAGTATTGTTGAATCAGCAAGGCAGAAAAATTCAACAAGCAGATCTTAAAGGAAAAGAATTAGTCGTTTTTTACACAATTACGACAAGAAGTTTACCACCGCAAACACCACCAACCAAAATCATTGCTTTAGATAGATTAGACACAGAAACATACAGAATTGTTATGGATATCATTGAAAAAGATCATTACATGAAGGGTGACGTGAGAATGATTCCTCTTCGTAAGGTTGCTGAGGAGCTTGGCTATTTAGTTTTATCACGTGGAGAAGTGAGTGGGGCAATTCTTACTAAAGAAAGCGAGAACCGTTCATTTACAATTACCCGAGGCACGAAGTCGTACGGATTAAATAAAAGCATTCGTCAATTTGCAGTTGCGCCTGAACTTATCGGTGGCAATAAAACATATGTATCTGAAGAATTTCTGAACATGCTTTTAGGTGATGAATAACATAAAGTGAGAAAAAGCCTGAAACGAAGGGACCGTCAAAGACGTGCGTTTCAGGCTTTTTCTATTGCTTGTAAAGAACAATAGACGAAACTTATCCATACACTAAGAAGAGGAAAGCCAAGGGTGTGTGCGCATGAATAATCAGCATTCCGGTCAATCATATTCGATAAGTGATCTACTAAAAGGAAAGGATCTGGACATCATTGCCGCATCCCTCCTTTTAATCGGTAAACTGAAAGTCGATTCTGTTCAGCTTTTTAGGGATACTCCAATCGTTACGGTATCATTGATAGGTCAGTTCAAATCAACCGAAAAGCCGAAAGAAGATCGGTTGGCAAAATTTCTTGAGGAAAACAGTGATGTAACATTAACAGATTTATTGGAAGGTATGAATTTGACAAAGCAAGAAAAGGAGTGATGGATCAGATGTTCGGACAACAAGAATTTGATACAGGAAAGTTTTTGAATCGAATTATTTTACTGGTGTTTATATTATTATTAGTTTTCGGTACATCTAACCTTGAAGATATAAGCACAGTATAACAAATTCATCCCACTATATAGGAATAGGTAAAGGGTTAGTCTATCTCAAATGAAGCGATAGACTAACCCTTTAAATTTTATGACAAACGTTCTTTAAAGTCCTCGTAACCGAATTCTTTGATCACTTTCGGGCCGTCATTTACGGTGTTCAATACAATTGCAGGTAAGCTCATGCCATTGAAAGTATTGTTCTTCACCATTGTGTAATGGGCCATATCGGTAAATACAAGCTTATCTCCTGCAGTTAACGGCTGTTCAAACGAATAGTCGCCGATGACATCTCCGGCAAGGCAAGTTGGACCGCCAAGTCGATAGGTAATCGATTTTTCGTTTGGCTTTCCGGATCCAATAATTTCAGGACGATAAGGCATTTCCAATACGTCAGGCATATGGCAGGAAGCTGAAGTATCAACGATAGCAATTGGCATACCGTTTTGCATCGTATCCAATACAGTCGTTACTAAGAATCCAGTGTTTAAAGCAATAGCTTCACCTGGCTCCAAATAGACTTTTAGTCCATACTTTTCTTTCATGAAAAGTATCGATTCGATAAGTGTTTCAATGTCATAATCGGGACGGGTAATATGATGACCGCCGCCGAAATTAATCCACTTCATGCCTTTCAAATACTTGCCGAATTTTTCGTCCACAACTTTAATAGTCCTCGCAAGTGTGTCGGAATTCTGTTCGCACATTGTATGGAAATGCAAGCCGCTAATGCCTTCAAGTTCTTCAGGCTCGAAGTTCTCAAGCGTCACTCCGAATCGTGAAAATGCGAAGCAAGGGTTATACATATCGACTTCAATCTCGGAATATTCCGGGTTTATCCGGATGCCGCATTCAATCGATTTTGGATGGTTTTTCACCCTGTCCTTGAACCGTCTCCATTGGTCGAAAGAGTTGAAGACGAGATGATCGGAATAAGATAGGATTTCATCGAAATCTGTTTCCGAATAGGCAGGAGAGTATGTGTGTACTTCCTTTCCCATTTCTTCAAAGCCCAATTTGGCTTCCAGTAATCCACTTGAAGTCACCCCGTTCAAATACTGTCCGATAAGTGGATAGACGGAGAACATCGAAAAACCTTTTTGAGCCAATAAAATTTTGCAGCCTGTTCTGTCAATTACCGACTTCAGTAATTCCAAGTTTTTGATCAACAGCCCCTCGTCCACTACATATGAAGGGGAGGGGACTGCGTGTGGATCGAAATTTATTTTCATTTGTTGCATACCTCCTATCAATCGATCAGTTCAGGATTAAAGTCTTCCTGCCAAGGCAAACCGTATTCGTTCAATGCTTCCATGAATGGATCTGGATTGAATTCCTCTACGTTATAAACGCCAGGTTTTTTCCATTCGCCTTTCATCAATAGCATTGCTCCAATCATTGCTGGAACACCAGTTGTGTAGGAGATCGCTTGGGAACCAACTTCACGGTAGCACTCTTGGTGATCGGATACGTTGTAAACGTAGTAAGTCTTCTCTTCGCCATCTTTCGTACCTTGGAAAATACAACCGATGTTTGTTTTTCCTTTTGTACGTGGCCCGAGGGAAGCCGGATCAGGAAGAACCGCTTTCAAGAATTGTAATGGCACGATTTCCTGACCTTCAAAGTTGATTGGCTCGATAGAAGTCATACCGACATTTTCAAGCACTCTTAAATGTGTCAAATACTTTTCTGAGAACGTCATCCAGAAACGGATTTTCTTGATTCCTTTAATGTTTTGAGCAAGTGACTCCAATTCTTCGTGGTAAAGAAGATAAACATCTTTAGGACCGATTTCCGGCAAGTCATAAACACGTTTCTCGGAAAGTGGAGGAGTTTCGATGAACTCACCGTTTTCCCAATAGCGGCCGTTTGCCGTGATTTCACGTATATTGATCTCCGGATTGAAGTTTGTTGCGAATGGATAACCGTGGTCTCCCGCATTCGCGTCAACGATATCAATTGTATGGATTTCATCGAAATGATGTTTTAGTGCATGAGCGGAAAAGACTCCTGTTACACCTGGATCGAAACCGCATCCAAGAATTGCTGTTAGACCCGCTTCTTCGAACTTCTCACGATATGCCCACTGCCATTTATATTCGAATTTTGCCGTATCAAGTGGTTCATAGTTCGCAGTATCCAAATAGTGAACTCCTGTAGCGAGGCAAGCATCCATTATTGTCAAGTCTTGGTATGGAAGTGCGACGTTGATGACGATTTCAGGTTTGAATTCATTGATGAGTTCAATCAGTTCTTCAACATTGTCTGCATCGACTTGTGCCGTCTGAATCTTTGTCCCTCTTCCGTCAAGCTTTTCCTTCAATGCATCACATTTTGATTTCGTACGGCTTGCGATGCAAATTTCTTCAAATACATCCGGAACTTGAACACATTTATGTGCAACTACACTTGCAACTCCACCTGCTCCAATGATTAACGCTTTACCCAATCGAAACACCCCTCTTAATTTTGTTTATAAACCGCTAATAATAGTTCCCGCAATACTTTACAAGCAACCGCTGTTGAAACACCGCTTTGATCGTAAATCGGGGAGAGTTCGTTTACATCGCAACCTACAATGTTAAGGCCGCTCACTGTTAAAATACCATTCAATAACTCCATGAAGCTTACACCACCGGCTTCAGGAGTTCCTGTTCCAGGGAAAACAGAAGGATCTAAGACATCCAAGTCAATTGTTAGATAAACTGGTTTCCCTTTTAATCTTTCAACAACATCTTCAAGACCGTTAAAGTTGAATTTATTCGTAAAGACATGGTTACGGCCCCATTCGAATTCACTCCGGTCACCGGAACGGATTCCAAATTGGAAAATTCGATTGTCGCCTAAAATGTCCCAAACCCGATGAATGACACTTGCATGGGACAACTGTTCTCCAAGGTATTCATCCCTCAAGTCGGCATGTGCATCAAATTGGATGACGTGCAGATCGGGATATTGTTTTGCAACAGCGCGAATTGCGCCAAGCGTAACAAGATGCTCGCCACCGATCATACAAGGGACTTTGCCGTCTTCGACTACTTTTCGAGTATATTCCTCAATTCGGCCTAATGCCTTTTCAGGATTACCGAAACTCAGTTCAAGATCCCCACCATCGTATACGTTGATGTCTTCAAGGTCCTTGTCCTGATAAGGGCTATATGTTTCAATTCCAAATGATTCGCCACGCATCACTTTACTTGCAAAGCGTGTTCCTGGTCGGAATGATGTGGTCGAATCGAATGGGGCACCAAAAATGACGATTTGTGATTCATCATATTCGTTATCGCATCCGATGAAAGTTTCAATGTTTTTATTCAACATCTTTTAATTGCTCCTTTACGTAATTCGGCAAAGCAAACGAACCGACATGAATGTCCGTATTGTAATACTTCGTTTGCAGTCCAAGCTGATTCCATGCATCTGCATTCAAGTCATTGATCGGGTCGTACTTTTTAGAGGCAAAACCGAATAGCCAATGACCGGATGGATACGTCGGAATATGCACTTGATACACTTTACAGACGGGGAAGAATCCAGTGATCCGTTTATGTGCTCGCTGCATACCAAGTGCATCCTCTTCGTAAAAAGGGCTCTCGTGTTGATTGACCAGTATACCGTCTTCATTTAATGCCTTGTAACAGTTACCGTAAAATTCCCTTGTAAATAGTCCCTCGCCTGGTCCGAAGGGATCTGTCGAATCGACGATGATCAAATCGTATTCGTTTTCACGGGAACGGACAAATTTCAAGCCATCTTCAAAGTATAGATGGACACGTGGGTCATCCAATTTGGAAGCAGTTTGAGGTATGAACTCCTTACAAACATCAACAACCATCTCATCAATTTCAACCATATCGATATGCTCGATTGTTTCGTACTTCGTCAATTCCCTTACTGTCCCGCCATCACCAGCACCGATGACAAGTACTTTTTTAATGTTTGGATTTGTTGCCATCGGTACATGTGTAATCATATCGTGGTATATGAATTCGTCTTTTTCAGTGACCATGACATACCCATCCAATGTCAGGACTCTGCCAAATTCAGCGGTTTGCAGTACATCGATTTTCTGGTATTCACTTTTCTTAGTGTAAAGATGTTCAATGACTCTCATCGAAAATTGAACGTTCGGTGAATGATTTTCCACAAACCATAAATTCATTGCTCAGTCTCCTTCAAAACATTGATATGTTCAATTTTGCTATCTTCCGTACCTGTCATGAAGCTGCCTTTGTCTTTGCAGTATTGGATGTACTGCAAAATTTCAGGAGTGATCATTTCACCTGGCGCTAAAATCGGTATGCCAGGAGGGTAGGCCATGACGAACTCGCTTGCGATTCGACCTGCACTCTCATTAATGGGTAGCGTCTCCTTGGGTGCGTAAAACGCTTTTTGGGGTGTGTAGACGACTTGCGGGTTGATATATTCATGATCGAATAATCCGCTTTTATCTTTGCTGTAACGCCTTTTAATCTCCGCGAGGGCAGATACAAGCCTCTCGAGATCCAATCGACGGTCTCCGACTGATATGTATGCAAGAATGTTGCCGATATCCCCAAATTCGATTTGGATGTCGTATTCGTCACGAAGAATGTCGTATACTTCGACCCCAGCTAATCCTATATCAAGTGTATGGACGGAAAGCTTTGTCGTATCGAAATCGTAAATTGTGTCACCATTCCGTAACTCTTCAGAAAACGCATAGTACCCGCCGATTTTATTGATTTCATCCCGGGTATACTGTGCCATTTGGCCGACTTTATGGAAAATTTCCTTGCCATTCAATGCAAGGTTTTTCCTTGAAATATCTAAAGAAGAGAGCAGTAAATATGAGCCGCTAGTCGTTTGTGTCAAATTGATGATCTGTCTTGTATACCCTTCACTCACTTCATTATTGATCAATAATAATGAGCTTTGAGTCAGTGAACCACCAGATTTATGCATGCTGACGGAAGCCATATCGGCTCCGACCGACATTGCAGAGGCAGGAAGTTCGTCACTAAAATAGAAATGCGTACCATGGGCTTCATCCACAAGGACAAGCATTCCATGGCTATGGGCGAGATCCGTGATTGCCTGCATATTCGAACAGATTCCGTAATACGTCGGATTATTAATAAGAATTGCTTTAGCATCAGGATTTTCAAGGATTGCTTGTTTTACATCCTCAACGGCCATGCCAAGGGGAATACCAAGCTCTTTATTAACACCTGGGTTGACATAAACGGGGACAGCTCCGCTTAAGATAAGTGCATTAATAGCGCTTCGATGCACATTACGCGGCATGATGATTTTTTCCCCTGCCTTACATGCGGTCATGACCATCGCTTGTACGGCAGAAGTAGTCCCATTCACCATGAAAAAGGCGTGCTTTGCACCGAATGCTTCAGCCGCAAGCTCTTCAGCTTCCCGAATGACAGAAACTGGATGGATTAAGTTATCCAACGGCTTCATGGAGTTAACGTCAACTGTCATGCAATTCTCGCCTAAAAAAGCGGTCAGTTCCTCATTACCTCTGCCACGTTTATGGCCAGGAACGTCAAAAGGAACGACACGCATTTTTTTGTATTTGTTTAAGGCTTCCATGATCGGGGCCTTCTGTTGTGAAAGAATGTCCATTTTTCTTCCTCTCACTCTTCATATATATTCGAACCGCTGAATATTTCAATCATCTCTTTGCGTAAATTGTTTGTAATGTTCAGCCTTTCCTTCGGTGGTATTTCATACACATCCGTATTGAAAAGGTAATTTTGCAAATTGATATCTTTAATTAGCAGTTTTGTATGAAAAATATTGGATTGATAAACGTTTACATCGATGGCATCGTACTTTTGAAGCGTTTCACTATCAATATAATCTTGGATAGATGTCATTTTATGGTCCATATATAACTTCTTCCCTTTATTGTCACGTGTAAATCCTCTTACACGGTAATCGGTCGTAATGATATCCGAATCGAAGCTGCCGATTAAGTAATCCAAAGCGTTCAATGGGGAAATTTCCCCACAGGTAGATACTTCGATATCGACACGGAAAGTGGCAATTGAATTATCCGGGTGATACTCAGGATACGTATGGACAGTGACATGGCTTTTATCTAAATGGCCAACAACGGAATCCCGGGTTTTTAAAATATCGATTTCGCCAAGATTACAAGATTCATCTATTACGGCAACTGGGAGTGACTCCTCTGTAATAAGGATTGTCACACTCGCACCTTGTGGATCATAATCCTGTTTGCTGACATTCAATATTTGTGCACCAATAATTTTGGTAACCTCATAAAGAATATTTGTCAAACGCTCAGAATTGTACTGCTCATCGATATAGGCAATATAGTCTTTTTGCTCCCGCTCACTTTTTGCATAGCTCACATCATAGATGTTGAAGCTAAGTGTTTTTGTGAGGTTGTTAAAGCCGTACAATTTCAGCTTATTTTCCAACCTGAATATCACTCCTTTTCGTTTTATCCAATTAGGATATGCAGTATGCACTTCCTAACTTTAGGTATAAAATCATTCTAATTATAAAGTAAAAAACAGCATCGTCAAGAAAAATTAAATAGCAGTTGAAAAATGATTTTCAAGAAAAGTGTGAACATATATTGTAACTATTAACGTTATAATATTTTCATCAACAATACAAGCAAAAATAACTTTCAAAAGTGGGAGTAAAGCCGGTTAAATGCTTATTCATTTAGCCGCATAGTTTTGTAAGTTTCATTTTAATGAGTTCTGCTGCATACAATGGTTGAAACCACGCCCTGAATGGAGGGAAATGAATGGATATATTGCGGAAAGTCGAACACTTCCGTGAAGAGGAAAACAGGTTGAAGTGGGAAGGCACCTTTGAAGAGTATTTGAACATTTTAAAAGTTCGTAAGGAAGTTGCGCAAACTGCTCATTCTCGTGTGTATGAAATGATTAAAAGCCATGGGGAAACAAAAGTAAATGGTCACTCTAAATTCAACTTTTTTGACGATGAAATTTATGGGCTTGAAGATACAATCGAGCGATTGGTCAATGAATATTTTCATCCGGCAGCTAAACGTCTTGATGTTAGAAAGAGAATCCTATTGCTAATGGGGCCGGTCAGTGGAGGAAAGTCGACCATTGTGACGCTGTTAAAACGTGGGTTGGAACAATTTTCAAAAACGGATGAAGGTGCTGTGTATGCCATTAAAGGCTGCCCGATGCATGAAGACCCGCTGCATCTGATTCCTGAGCATTTAAGAGATGACTTTTATGAGGAATTCGGAATACGAATTGAAGGCAGTCTTTCTCCATTAAACACGATGCGCCTTGAAAAGGAATACGGTGGGCGGATTGAGGATGTATTAATAGAAAGGATTTTCTTTTCAGAGGATAAAAGGGTTGGAATAGGAACATTTACTCCGTCCGATCCGAAATCCCAGGATATTGCCGATTTAACAGGAAGTATCGATTTCTCTACGATTGCTGAATACGGATCCGAATCTGATCCACGTGCATATCGATTTGATGGTGAACTGAATAAAGCGAATCGTGGAATGATGGAGTTTCAAGAGATGTTGAAGTTGGATGAGAAATTTTTATGGCATCTCCTGTCCTTGACCCAGGAGGGGAACTTCAAAGCTGGTCGATTTGCGTTAATAAGCGCAGATGAATTAATCGTTGCTCATACGAATGAAACAGAATATCGGGCTTTCATTTCCAATAAAAAGAACGAAGCACTTCATTCGCGAATTATCGTCATGCCGATTCCGTATAACTTGAAAGTAAGCCAAGAGGAGAAAATATATGAAAAGATGATCCGGGAAAGTGATATGTCCCATGTTCATATAGCACCACATGCCCTTAGGGTGGCTGCCATTTTTTCTGTATTGACGAGGTTAAAAGTTTCGAAAAAACAAGGAATCGATATCGTGAAGAAAATGCGACTATACGATGGTGAAAACGTTGAGGGCTTTAATCTCGCGGATTTGGAAGAGTTGAAAAAAGAATACCCGAACGAAGGAATGGATGGAATTGACCCGAGATATGTCATTAACCGGATTTCATCCGCCATCATTCGTAAAGAAGTAGATGCCATCAATGCGCTTGACGTGCTGCGTGCCCTAAAAGAAGGAT contains:
- the speB gene encoding agmatinase; the protein is MLNKNIETFIGCDNEYDESQIVIFGAPFDSTTSFRPGTRFASKVMRGESFGIETYSPYQDKDLEDINVYDGGDLELSFGNPEKALGRIEEYTRKVVEDGKVPCMIGGEHLVTLGAIRAVAKQYPDLHVIQFDAHADLRDEYLGEQLSHASVIHRVWDILGDNRIFQFGIRSGDRSEFEWGRNHVFTNKFNFNGLEDVVERLKGKPVYLTIDLDVLDPSVFPGTGTPEAGGVSFMELLNGILTVSGLNIVGCDVNELSPIYDQSGVSTAVACKVLRELLLAVYKQN
- the speD gene encoding adenosylmethionine decarboxylase, which gives rise to MENKLKLYGFNNLTKTLSFNIYDVSYAKSEREQKDYIAYIDEQYNSERLTNILYEVTKIIGAQILNVSKQDYDPQGASVTILITEESLPVAVIDESCNLGEIDILKTRDSVVGHLDKSHVTVHTYPEYHPDNSIATFRVDIEVSTCGEISPLNALDYLIGSFDSDIITTDYRVRGFTRDNKGKKLYMDHKMTSIQDYIDSETLQKYDAIDVNVYQSNIFHTKLLIKDINLQNYLFNTDVYEIPPKERLNITNNLRKEMIEIFSGSNIYEE
- the nspC gene encoding carboxynorspermidine decarboxylase yields the protein MKINFDPHAVPSPSYVVDEGLLIKNLELLKSVIDRTGCKILLAQKGFSMFSVYPLIGQYLNGVTSSGLLEAKLGFEEMGKEVHTYSPAYSETDFDEILSYSDHLVFNSFDQWRRFKDRVKNHPKSIECGIRINPEYSEIEVDMYNPCFAFSRFGVTLENFEPEELEGISGLHFHTMCEQNSDTLARTIKVVDEKFGKYLKGMKWINFGGGHHITRPDYDIETLIESILFMKEKYGLKVYLEPGEAIALNTGFLVTTVLDTMQNGMPIAIVDTSASCHMPDVLEMPYRPEIIGSGKPNEKSITYRLGGPTCLAGDVIGDYSFEQPLTAGDKLVFTDMAHYTMVKNNTFNGMSLPAIVLNTVNDGPKVIKEFGYEDFKERLS
- the speE gene encoding polyamine aminopropyltransferase produces the protein MNLWFVENHSPNVQFSMRVIEHLYTKKSEYQKIDVLQTAEFGRVLTLDGYVMVTEKDEFIYHDMITHVPMATNPNIKKVLVIGAGDGGTVRELTKYETIEHIDMVEIDEMVVDVCKEFIPQTASKLDDPRVHLYFEDGLKFVRSRENEYDLIIVDSTDPFGPGEGLFTREFYGNCYKALNEDGILVNQHESPFYEEDALGMQRAHKRITGFFPVCKVYQVHIPTYPSGHWLFGFASKKYDPINDLNADAWNQLGLQTKYYNTDIHVGSFALPNYVKEQLKDVE
- a CDS encoding PrkA family serine protein kinase; its protein translation is MDILRKVEHFREEENRLKWEGTFEEYLNILKVRKEVAQTAHSRVYEMIKSHGETKVNGHSKFNFFDDEIYGLEDTIERLVNEYFHPAAKRLDVRKRILLLMGPVSGGKSTIVTLLKRGLEQFSKTDEGAVYAIKGCPMHEDPLHLIPEHLRDDFYEEFGIRIEGSLSPLNTMRLEKEYGGRIEDVLIERIFFSEDKRVGIGTFTPSDPKSQDIADLTGSIDFSTIAEYGSESDPRAYRFDGELNKANRGMMEFQEMLKLDEKFLWHLLSLTQEGNFKAGRFALISADELIVAHTNETEYRAFISNKKNEALHSRIIVMPIPYNLKVSQEEKIYEKMIRESDMSHVHIAPHALRVAAIFSVLTRLKVSKKQGIDIVKKMRLYDGENVEGFNLADLEELKKEYPNEGMDGIDPRYVINRISSAIIRKEVDAINALDVLRALKEGLDQHASISKEDKEEYLNYISIARKEYDEIAKKEVQKAFVYSYEESAKTMMDNYLDNVEAFCNKHKLKDPLTGEEMNPDEKLMRSIEEQIGISENAKRAFREEILIRISAYARKGKRFEYKSHERLREAIQKKLFADLKDVVKITTSSTMPDETQLKKINEVVTRLIDEYGYNSVSANELLRYVGSLLNR
- a CDS encoding stalk domain-containing protein, which codes for MKKIGAVALTALLASSTWVTTYSVQAKEDVIHVVKEDVQDASVYMKATGVITNIENRENARMVTVEGEEGIITNFMITNDTLLFHSGKAESYGVDKLKKGMKVEGYYDKYKPMILIYPAQITPELFFVMDEEHAGSVKVAKFDETFLSLDGELKLNIGEETVLLNQQGRKIQQADLKGKELVVFYTITTRSLPPQTPPTKIIALDRLDTETYRIVMDIIEKDHYMKGDVRMIPLRKVAEELGYLVLSRGEVSGAILTKESENRSFTITRGTKSYGLNKSIRQFAVAPELIGGNKTYVSEEFLNMLLGDE
- a CDS encoding saccharopine dehydrogenase family protein; its protein translation is MGKALIIGAGGVASVVAHKCVQVPDVFEEICIASRTKSKCDALKEKLDGRGTKIQTAQVDADNVEELIELINEFKPEIVINVALPYQDLTIMDACLATGVHYLDTANYEPLDTAKFEYKWQWAYREKFEEAGLTAILGCGFDPGVTGVFSAHALKHHFDEIHTIDIVDANAGDHGYPFATNFNPEINIREITANGRYWENGEFIETPPLSEKRVYDLPEIGPKDVYLLYHEELESLAQNIKGIKKIRFWMTFSEKYLTHLRVLENVGMTSIEPINFEGQEIVPLQFLKAVLPDPASLGPRTKGKTNIGCIFQGTKDGEEKTYYVYNVSDHQECYREVGSQAISYTTGVPAMIGAMLLMKGEWKKPGVYNVEEFNPDPFMEALNEYGLPWQEDFNPELID
- a CDS encoding aminotransferase class I/II-fold pyridoxal phosphate-dependent enzyme produces the protein MDILSQQKAPIMEALNKYKKMRVVPFDVPGHKRGRGNEELTAFLGENCMTVDVNSMKPLDNLIHPVSVIREAEELAAEAFGAKHAFFMVNGTTSAVQAMVMTACKAGEKIIMPRNVHRSAINALILSGAVPVYVNPGVNKELGIPLGMAVEDVKQAILENPDAKAILINNPTYYGICSNMQAITDLAHSHGMLVLVDEAHGTHFYFSDELPASAMSVGADMASVSMHKSGGSLTQSSLLLINNEVSEGYTRQIINLTQTTSGSYLLLSSLDISRKNLALNGKEIFHKVGQMAQYTRDEINKIGGYYAFSEELRNGDTIYDFDTTKLSVHTLDIGLAGVEVYDILRDEYDIQIEFGDIGNILAYISVGDRRLDLERLVSALAEIKRRYSKDKSGLFDHEYINPQVVYTPQKAFYAPKETLPINESAGRIASEFVMAYPPGIPILAPGEMITPEILQYIQYCKDKGSFMTGTEDSKIEHINVLKETEQ
- a CDS encoding MFS transporter, which produces MKLEKDIYHSKKLSFSKRTWLLIIGIIFIAATLRSPLTSVGPIIAPIRDSLGISNVLAGFLTTIPLLAFALISPVVPWLSRRFGMEITLFCSLCLLTLGIVIRSFGSITFLVIGTFLIGVAIAFGNVLLPSLLKLSFPLHIGLMTGFYSASMNISATIASGVSVPITERTAFGWQGALGIWSILTVVALLLWLPQLKNRVATVSDVKPIMKATSNSFWLSPIAWAVTCFMGLQSMLFYSTSAWLPEILVTNGLTAEKAGWMFSLLQLAQLPMTFITPILVGRLKDQRIAVVGVAALFLIGYGGVLVDGSVLIPLWMIAIGIAGGAAFGIAMMFFTLRTDTHTEAANLSGMAQSFGYLLAAVGPVLFGFLYDLTTTWTSSMFIFLVGSLALLASGMIAGQNKKIGYS